The Pseudocalidococcus azoricus BACA0444 genomic sequence TTTATTCAACAAGACTTTTTGCCAGCCTTAACCCATGCCCTCCAGGCCAAGCAGGTCCAAAATGTATCTCTGGCCTTTACAGACGGACAAATTCAGGGGCAATGGCAACCGGGTCAACATCAATTCACCCTCTACTTTTTGGATGATGATATTCAAGGCCGCAAAGCCTTTTCTGAAACAATCGGGGGCGTACCCAGCAGCACCATTGAGCCTTTTCTCTGTGATGAGCGCAAAGTAACCTTAGACCTACTGGTTTTTGGAGTCGTCCAACGCCTGAATGCCCAAAAATGGTTGGGGGGTAACTAAGTCCCGATGGCCAAACCCATTAAAGTCGGTGATCCCGTCCCAGATATTAGCCTCCCCGATGCCCAGGGTGAAATTATCCGTCTTAGGGATTTTCAAGGGAAAAAGGCGATAGTTTTATTTTTCTATCCCAAATCAGAGAGTCCGGGTTGTACCATCGAAGCCTGTGCCTTTCGGGATGCCTATGGCATTTTTCAGGACTTGGGCGCAGAGGTGATTGGGATTAGTGATGATTCTGTGGCGGCCCAGGCCCGGTTTACCACCAATCAAAAATTACCCTTTCTGGTGCTCAGTGACAAAGGTAATCAAGCCCGTCAAGCCTTTGGGGTTCCCGGAGCCTTATTTGGATTTTTACCTGGCCGGGTCACCTATGTCATTGATCAAGGGGGCATTGTCCGTCATATTTTTGACTCCATGCTTAACTTCAAGGCCCATGTGGATGAATCCCTGGCAATTTTAAACGGGTTGGCTAGCACCGCCGGATAACAGAGGACGATAAAACTACATCTTCTCTTTGAGTTGCCTGATGTTACCCCTTGCTGATCAATCCATTCTTGTCACCCGTGCCGCCACCCAAGCCCCAACCTTTAGTCAAGCCCTTCGTCAAGCGGGAGCGACTGTTTGGGAAATGCCCACCTTAGAAATTGGCCCGCCCAGCAGTTGGGATGCATTGGATCATGCTCTGGACATTCTGGACAGCTTTGATTGGCTCATTTTAACCTCCACGAATGGGGTTGAGGCCGTTTGGTCACGAATGCGGGGCCTGGGGATTGATCCAGCTAAATTAACTCCGCTAAAAATTGCCGTAGTTGGCCAAAAAACAGCCCAATCCCTCCAAGCCTATGGCCGCACCCCGGATTTTATTCCGCCCCAGTTTATTGCCGATGCCCTGGTTGAGCATTTTCCTGAGTCCATGACTGGGTTGAAAATCCTTTTCCCACGGGTGGAGACGGGTGGACGGGAGATGCTTGTCCAGGCCATGACCGATGCCGGAGCCAAAATTGTCGAAGTTGCAGCCTATGAATCCCGTTGCCCGCACCAAATTGCCCCGGAAATAGCCGAGTTACTCCAGGCCAAAACCCTAACAATGATCACCTTTACCAGTGGCAAAACCGTCCAGCATTTCTGTCAATTGGTCGGAGGAGTTGAAATTGCCCAAGCTCTTTTAGAGAGGGTCAAACTGGCTTCCATTGGCCCCCAAACCTCCCAGGCCTGCCGCAAGTATTTCGGGCGGGTGGAGATAGAAGCCGCAGAACATACCTTAGAGGGGCTGGTGAGAGCTATTTTGACTGAGGGGGGGCAGGGTTGAGGGTGGTTTCCACGGTTAAGACTTGGGGCGGCGTGGCATCGGGGGGATAGACGAGTTCCACTTTGACCGTGCGCTGAGTTTGGGGAGGCAGATCTAAGGTCAAGAGGGGTTCGCCCATTTGTCCCCGCCGTTGCACCAGATGAAAATACTTCACTTGAGTTGTACCATTCTCTTCGTATTCCAGCCGGACAGGGCCGCGAAAAAAGATTTGATTGGCGGGCGTTTGCAGATAGCGCAACCCGGCCTGGGAGAGTTGATCTTCTTTGATCGGGGTTTGAAAACGAATGGCGACCTGCTGGGCCTGGATTGTGGGGTTTTTGAGGGGTAAGGTTAACTCGTAGAGAACGCCATAATTGCCATGACTGCGATAGGCCGTATCGGGATAACGGACTAGCATCGGCGCGCTTTGAATTTGCTGAGTTCCAAGAGTGCCCCGGTCAAGGGTATTAATCACATAGGAAATGGCCTGGTTTTCGGCCGGGATGGTTAAATAAGGAATTTCGGGCCGATCCGTTACGGTCGCGCGCCATTGTGACCCGCGAGAGACCCCAGCCACCCGGCCATAGATAAATTGCCCACTGGTTTGAGTTGGAGGTGTGGGGGTGCGGTCGCGGGGGATGGAGAGTTGGCCGGTTTGGGCCAGTTGTTGCCAATCTTTTAAGGTGGGGACTTTTTCGGGGCCGGTTTTTTCCCAAAGGGCCAAACTAGCCAAGTTAACGCGCCCATTACTAAACAGCCGCATTAACAAAGACCGACCATTCAAAGCCGTTGCCGGGATGGGTAAAACCACCAGCATTTGGCTGCTTTGGGGAGGAATGACATAGCTTTCTGGAAAGATCCCATCTCGTTCTCGCCGGAGAAAGTCCCCACTGGCGCGACTCCCCGGCCCGGCAAAGACCCGATTCCGTTGATCTAAAACCTGGGTCGGCAAATTGACAAAGGGGGCATGGGTGGTCAAACGAGTGTTGGCCTGGAGCACCAAGATCCGCACAGGGGTTTTGTTGGGATTTTCCACTAAAATACCCAGATACATGACCTGGGGAGCCGGAACTGGGGCTGCCTTGGTGACATGGTGGGCAAAAATATCAAAGCGGTCATTAAAGCTGAAATTCAGATGGGCGGCCGGGTTTTGTTTACCGGCCGGGTTGAGGGTTGAGAGGAGAATTCCTTCCTGTTGAATTTTTTCGGGACTGTTGCTATTAAACACTGGCACCATGTCCAAGCTCCCAGGCAGCGGCCGCACGTCATCGGGGCGAATCATTTCCGCAGGTGGGATGGCCGGGGCCTGGGCCAACATAAAACTAACCAGGGTGGGGAGGGTTCTGAACACGGCTGTTTAATCGAGGAATGAATAAATATTCTTTCGCTGATCTTCTCTCAGCCATGCAAACTCATGTTCAAAACTATCATCCCCACTACCCTAAATTTTGATAAATTTATCAAATTTACCAGGGATAAGCTTAGTTATGAATCATTGCAGTTTAGATGCTTCTACCTAGTTCTAAGGGATGTTGTGATAATTTTTCTATTACTGACATTTTCTTTCTGGTGCAAATCATCACACATGATTTCTAGATCATAGTGGAATGCTTTGACGTGTTCCTTATGAATCCGATAAATTCTCCTAGAACCTCACTCTTCAGAGTCACTATTTAGATTACTGGAATCATCTAAGTGAAAACCTACTGGTTGTTTTGGCTTGTCAGGCTCGCGTCGCTCCATTTTCATGAGTAGAATACTTATCTGCGAAACGTGTTGAATTAATTCGACAGGATCACCTGATTCCGTTGTTCCAGAAAATGAGATGAGTGATGGATCCCAATAGCCCAAACCTTTTAAGTGGAACGTCACAACTTGACCAAAGCTTACAAGGCGAATACCTACCTCATACCTATCATCTAAAGATGCATCAAAATCATTTATCCATTTTACTAAGCGTTTGTGAAATTCGCTTGCGTAATTTGCTTGTGCATTAGTGGTGAATTTAAACTCTGGCATGGTCACCCTAGGGTTTTGCACAGAGCGTTCAATCTCTCTCTCCACTCTAAACATATAGAATATTCCTGAGCAATATAACGTATGGAAAATAGTCAGATTTAAGCTTTTTTAAAGAGGCTTTAGATACCACCCTGAATGGTGACAGGGGGATTAATCAAACGCACAGAAGCCCCCACATCGGACGGGACAGTTAAAAGAGTTTGTTGATAGGTGACCGTTTGCCCAGGCCCGACGGTTGCTGGTTCTGGAACGGCTGAGCCAGTTTGAATCACATTCCCTGTATTATCCAAAACTTCAAAGTTGACCCCGCCAATGGTGACAGGTTGGTTGTTGCGGTTGGTGAGGGAGCCGGAGACTTGGGAAGATCCCGGTAATTTCAAGATCGGTTGCAGTTGCGGCGCGCCCACAGAGATATTTTGGAGAAGTTTTTGGGTTAGAACTTGGGGATCTGCCCCCGCCTGGGTCGTGTCAGAAGGAGGTGCAGGAGCCGTAGCGGCTGGAATGGCCCGCCCAAAAACTCCGACTAATTGATTCCAATAGCTTTGATTTTGGGCCCATTGTCGGGGAGAATTACCAATCACGATGATGTCACCGGGGTTTTTCTGGGCCTGGCTGGGTAAGGTGAACATTAGGGGTAGGAGTGAACCAACACATAATCCTGAACAGGCAATGGTTTTTATCTGTTTGTGAAGATGCGGCTGAATCCTCATATCCAATCACTCCCAAATGCTGGCTGGTATCTGCGATCTTTACGACAATTTTAACGAGTCAATGCGAAATGCAAATGATCATCTCCAGGCCTGGGGACATTACACCCCTGAATGTGGATCTTTGGCAGCTAGAACTAGGGCAAGTCTCGGTTAGGGGGGACTGGTTATCTGTTTCCGAACAGGCCTGGCTGGAGAAATTGGGGCTTTTCAGTCGGGCTGGCCAGCAATTTTACCAAAGCCGGAGTTTATTACGCTGGGTTCTGAGCCATTATGTTTCTGTCCCACCAACCGGAATTCACCTATGTTTCACTCCCACTGGCAAACCTTATCTAGATCGATGGGCCCATGACCCGGCCTGGCAGTTTAGTTGGAGTCATGCTGGGGCCATTGCGGTGGCAGCAATTACTAGGGATGTTCCGGTGGGGGTAGATATTGAACAGATCAAACCCAGGCCCAGAGCGAGGCAAATTGCCCAACGTTTTTTCTCGCCCACGGCCCAAGCCCACCTTGAGTCCCTGCCCGAACCTGGGTACACCAAAGAATTTTTAAGGGGTTGGACAGGCCTGGAAGCAAAAATCAAAGCGATGGGGGGGCAATTATTTCAGTCGGAGCCTTGTCCCCACCCTAACCAAACCGTGAATTTTACGATTGGGAGTCACTATGTCGGGGCGGTTGTCGCCTTAACAGATCAGCCCGTTTCCCTCAAGGTGATCTGCAAGTTACCCCAATAGGCTGATGATCAGGATCAAGATTTGGGGAGTTCTTTTGCGTCTTTGCCAATCACATCTGCCCAGGCCTGGTCGCCCAAATACTGCTCTAAGCCCTGCAAAATTGCCTTGACCATGCCCGGCCCCTCGTAAACCCAACCCGTATAAACCTGAATTAAACTCGCTCCAGCACAAATTTTTTCCCAGGCCTGGGCCGCATTAAACACCCCACCCACCCCAATAATCGGTAGCGTCCCGCCCGTGTGGCGATAAATGTAGCGAATCATCTCCGTGGACTTTTGCCGTAAAGGTGCGCCACTAATTCCGCCCGCGGCTGTTTCCACAGGTTCTTGGGTCGGGGGGAGCACTTGGGTCTTGAGGCCGTGACGGGAAAGGGTGGTGTTAGTGGCAATAATTCCCGCCAGTTGATAGGCCTGGGCCAATTCTAAAATTTCATCCAACTCATCCCAGGCCAAATCTGGGGCCACCTTAATTAGAAGCGGCTTGTGGAGGCTATTGATGGCTTGCAGTTCAGCTAGGATTGGCTCTAATTGGCTCCGAGATTGCAAGGTTCGCAGGCCGGGGGTGTTGGGGGAGCTGACATTGACAACAAAATAATCTCCCCAAGGCTGTAGCCCCTGAAAACTTTGGACATAATCCTCCACGGCCTGTTCGAGGGGGGTGACTTTTGACTTCCCCAAGTTAATCCCGAGGGGAATTGCCCGCAGGCCTCGTTCTGCCGACTGTGCCAGGGTTTGGGCCATGACTTCCGCCCCCAGGTTATTAAATCCCATCCGATTCAGACCAGCCAGATCCGCCGGGAGCCGAAATAAACGGGGTTTGGGATTTCCCCCTTGGGCCTGCCAAGTGACAGTTCCCACCTCAACAAAGCCAAAGCCCAATTCCTGCCAAAAACTACTGGCCAGGCCGTCCTTATCAAACCCAGGCGCTAAACCCAAGGGATTCGGAAAGCTTAAGCCCCAGAGATTTTGGGATAATTGCGGTGCACAGTACTGATATTGACTCCCACACAGCCGCCGTAACCACTGCCCTTTTTCACCCCAGGCCTCAATTTGCCCACAGGCGCGCACCAGTTGCTGATGAACAGCTTCCGGATCAGCCCGTAACCCTGAGAAAACTAAGGGACGCAGAATGTTGGTATAAAGATTCATGCCTTAGATTTTAGCCCCAGCCCCCCTAATTCGCCGATGATTATGTCTGTTTCACGCCGCGCCGCCTTGGAATTATTAGGGGAGATAAGTCGGTGGGGGGTGACTTACCCGGCCTGGAGGGCTTTTGGCTTAGAACCTGCGCGCCCCATTAATAACCACCAACGCAAAACTATGGAAATTCCCAATACCCCGACCACCGCCCTAGATCGTTTACTTGCTGGTAATCAACGTTTTGTCCACAATAAGTCCCTTCATCCCCATCAAGATGTTCGTCAGCTAGCGATTGTCACGGAGACACAAACTCCCTTTGCCGCTATTCTCAGTTGTGCCGATGCCCGGGTGATTCCGGAAATTATTTTCGATCAAGGAATTGGTGATCTCTTTGTCGTGCGTGTGGCCGGAAATATTGCCATTACTGAAGAAATCGCTAGTGAAGAGTATGCCGTCACAATCCTCAAAACCCCCTTAATTGTTGTTCTCGGCCATGAACGATGTGGGGCTGTTACAGCTACCTTGAGCGGCAAAAACCTACCCGGAGTTATGTCGTCTCTAACTACTGCCATTCAACCCGCAATTGCCCTCGCCCAAACCGAACCTGGTGATCTTTTGGCCAATGCCATTAAAGCCAATGTCCGACTTCAGGTACAGCGGCTAAAAAACTCTCCGGTGCTTGCCGAGGCGATTCGTAAAGAAGCATTAAACATTGTTGGGGCTTATTATGAGTTGGCCAGTGGGGCTGTCCGGCTCTTAGGCTAACCATGTTTGTCACTCGGGCGAATCTAACACATCAGTACCGGGGCCTGGGTGACTCGCTCAATCATTTGCGGCAGGACTAGACCTACCCAATCAATATCCGCTGCGGTGGTTTGTTTACCCAGAGTCAGCCGTAAACTCGATTTAGCCAGCCCATCGTCATAGCCCATTGCTCTTAAAACCGGACTGGGGACGGATTTACCACTGTTACAAGCCGAGCCAGAACTTACGCCAATACCCGCTAAATTCAGTTGACGCACAAGGGTCTTTCCACTCAGCGGTGTTCCATAGGCATCGGCCACTGTAAAGCTCAGGTGGTGGGGCAACCGATAGAGACGATGGCCGGTAGGTTGTAGTTGTGGGCAGGCATAAAGTTGGGCAAAGAGGCGTTCCCGGAGCGTTTGCAAGCGGGCCATTTCCGCCAAGAGTTCTGCTTCAGCCAGTTCAGCCGCAATCCCAAAGCCAGCAATATTGGGTAAGGCCTGTGTCCCAGCCCGTAGCCCCGACTCCTGCATTCCCCCAGCCAGAAAAGGATGTAATTCGACACCCGGCCGAATGTATAATGCCCCAACTCCCTGGGGTCCATAGAGCTTGTGGCTGGAGAGGGAAAGTAAATCAACCCCTAGGGCCTGGACATCAACGGGTAAACGCCCGGCAACCTGTACTGCATCCGTATGAAACAGAGCCTCACGATTACGACAGATTTTCGCCAGTTCCGCAATCGGCTGGAGTGTTCCAACTTCGCTTTGCCCGTAAATGACCGAAACCAACACCGTATTGGCCTGGATAGCCTGATCTAAGTCCCTAGGGTTAACTCGCCCCCAGCGATCCACGGGTAAACGCGTCACCTGCCAGCCTTGAGATTCTAAAAAAGCAATGGGTTGACTGACGGCAGCGTGTTCTACAGAGGAAATAATCAAATGTTGCGGGGACGAGAATTGACGGGCTACCCCGTATATGGCCAGGTTATTGGACTCTGTACCGCCAGATGTAAAAACAATGCCGAGGGGAGAACTGTTGATGAGGCTGGCTACCTGCATCCGGGCCTGTTCTAAGACTGTTGCCGCGCGTTGCCCCCATTCATGCAAGCTGGATGGATTCCCCCAGGCCTGGGTCATGACCCGATTCATGCTGGCCATGGCTTCTGGGCGACAGGGCGTAGTCGCACTGTAGTCTAAATAAATTTGCATAGATTGGCCCAGGTACAGTATCAAAAAACACTCTT encodes the following:
- a CDS encoding DUF3370 domain-containing protein produces the protein MFRTLPTLVSFMLAQAPAIPPAEMIRPDDVRPLPGSLDMVPVFNSNSPEKIQQEGILLSTLNPAGKQNPAAHLNFSFNDRFDIFAHHVTKAAPVPAPQVMYLGILVENPNKTPVRILVLQANTRLTTHAPFVNLPTQVLDQRNRVFAGPGSRASGDFLRRERDGIFPESYVIPPQSSQMLVVLPIPATALNGRSLLMRLFSNGRVNLASLALWEKTGPEKVPTLKDWQQLAQTGQLSIPRDRTPTPPTQTSGQFIYGRVAGVSRGSQWRATVTDRPEIPYLTIPAENQAISYVINTLDRGTLGTQQIQSAPMLVRYPDTAYRSHGNYGVLYELTLPLKNPTIQAQQVAIRFQTPIKEDQLSQAGLRYLQTPANQIFFRGPVRLEYEENGTTQVKYFHLVQRRGQMGEPLLTLDLPPQTQRTVKVELVYPPDATPPQVLTVETTLNPAPPQSK
- a CDS encoding DUF2996 domain-containing protein; the protein is MSEESVTPGTTEATATTPAKKEKPPAVEAKPFAEFIQQDFLPALTHALQAKQVQNVSLAFTDGQIQGQWQPGQHQFTLYFLDDDIQGRKAFSETIGGVPSSTIEPFLCDERKVTLDLLVFGVVQRLNAQKWLGGN
- a CDS encoding uroporphyrinogen-III synthase, translated to MLPLADQSILVTRAATQAPTFSQALRQAGATVWEMPTLEIGPPSSWDALDHALDILDSFDWLILTSTNGVEAVWSRMRGLGIDPAKLTPLKIAVVGQKTAQSLQAYGRTPDFIPPQFIADALVEHFPESMTGLKILFPRVETGGREMLVQAMTDAGAKIVEVAAYESRCPHQIAPEIAELLQAKTLTMITFTSGKTVQHFCQLVGGVEIAQALLERVKLASIGPQTSQACRKYFGRVEIEAAEHTLEGLVRAILTEGGQG
- a CDS encoding peroxiredoxin; the encoded protein is MAKPIKVGDPVPDISLPDAQGEIIRLRDFQGKKAIVLFFYPKSESPGCTIEACAFRDAYGIFQDLGAEVIGISDDSVAAQARFTTNQKLPFLVLSDKGNQARQAFGVPGALFGFLPGRVTYVIDQGGIVRHIFDSMLNFKAHVDESLAILNGLASTAG
- a CDS encoding quinone-dependent dihydroorotate dehydrogenase, with translation MNLYTNILRPLVFSGLRADPEAVHQQLVRACGQIEAWGEKGQWLRRLCGSQYQYCAPQLSQNLWGLSFPNPLGLAPGFDKDGLASSFWQELGFGFVEVGTVTWQAQGGNPKPRLFRLPADLAGLNRMGFNNLGAEVMAQTLAQSAERGLRAIPLGINLGKSKVTPLEQAVEDYVQSFQGLQPWGDYFVVNVSSPNTPGLRTLQSRSQLEPILAELQAINSLHKPLLIKVAPDLAWDELDEILELAQAYQLAGIIATNTTLSRHGLKTQVLPPTQEPVETAAGGISGAPLRQKSTEMIRYIYRHTGGTLPIIGVGGVFNAAQAWEKICAGASLIQVYTGWVYEGPGMVKAILQGLEQYLGDQAWADVIGKDAKELPKS
- a CDS encoding 4'-phosphopantetheinyl transferase family protein; translation: MQMIISRPGDITPLNVDLWQLELGQVSVRGDWLSVSEQAWLEKLGLFSRAGQQFYQSRSLLRWVLSHYVSVPPTGIHLCFTPTGKPYLDRWAHDPAWQFSWSHAGAIAVAAITRDVPVGVDIEQIKPRPRARQIAQRFFSPTAQAHLESLPEPGYTKEFLRGWTGLEAKIKAMGGQLFQSEPCPHPNQTVNFTIGSHYVGAVVALTDQPVSLKVICKLPQ
- a CDS encoding cysteine desulfurase family protein, with the protein product MQIYLDYSATTPCRPEAMASMNRVMTQAWGNPSSLHEWGQRAATVLEQARMQVASLINSSPLGIVFTSGGTESNNLAIYGVARQFSSPQHLIISSVEHAAVSQPIAFLESQGWQVTRLPVDRWGRVNPRDLDQAIQANTVLVSVIYGQSEVGTLQPIAELAKICRNREALFHTDAVQVAGRLPVDVQALGVDLLSLSSHKLYGPQGVGALYIRPGVELHPFLAGGMQESGLRAGTQALPNIAGFGIAAELAEAELLAEMARLQTLRERLFAQLYACPQLQPTGHRLYRLPHHLSFTVADAYGTPLSGKTLVRQLNLAGIGVSSGSACNSGKSVPSPVLRAMGYDDGLAKSSLRLTLGKQTTAADIDWVGLVLPQMIERVTQAPVLMC
- a CDS encoding carbonic anhydrase; translated protein: MSVSRRAALELLGEISRWGVTYPAWRAFGLEPARPINNHQRKTMEIPNTPTTALDRLLAGNQRFVHNKSLHPHQDVRQLAIVTETQTPFAAILSCADARVIPEIIFDQGIGDLFVVRVAGNIAITEEIASEEYAVTILKTPLIVVLGHERCGAVTATLSGKNLPGVMSSLTTAIQPAIALAQTEPGDLLANAIKANVRLQVQRLKNSPVLAEAIRKEALNIVGAYYELASGAVRLLG
- a CDS encoding FxLYD domain-containing protein gives rise to the protein MRIQPHLHKQIKTIACSGLCVGSLLPLMFTLPSQAQKNPGDIIVIGNSPRQWAQNQSYWNQLVGVFGRAIPAATAPAPPSDTTQAGADPQVLTQKLLQNISVGAPQLQPILKLPGSSQVSGSLTNRNNQPVTIGGVNFEVLDNTGNVIQTGSAVPEPATVGPGQTVTYQQTLLTVPSDVGASVRLINPPVTIQGGI
- a CDS encoding DUF6173 family protein, whose product is MFRVEREIERSVQNPRVTMPEFKFTTNAQANYASEFHKRLVKWINDFDASLDDRYEVGIRLVSFGQVVTFHLKGLGYWDPSLISFSGTTESGDPVELIQHVSQISILLMKMERREPDKPKQPVGFHLDDSSNLNSDSEE